The Algoriphagus halophilus sequence GGCTTTGGGATAGTCCTTCCCAAGAAAAAGAGAGGCTGATGGTTAGGATAACTATTAGCTTTTTTATCAAAAGTCTCATTCACTACTCGTTGCATTTTCAACCACAGATAACCCAATATACGCAAGGATAATCAAGGGGATACCAGCAAGGCCCAACCAAACAAATAGAAGGATGCTGAGTGTGATTAGCGCATACCTGAAAATATTCTTAGAAAATGCGAAAGATTTGAACTTCAGTGCGATCAAAGGAATTTCAGAAACCAACAGTATGGATAGCGTTAGAGCAATTCCCACCAAGAAAAGCGGGGAAGTAATCACAGTGCCAATTTTTGTCCATTGGATAGCAAAATGAGGTAAAGTGGCTACAAATAATGCTGCAGCAGGAGTAGGAACCCCGATAAACCGGTCTGACTGCCTGTCATCTAGATTAAATTTTGCCAACCTCAACGCGGAAAATAAGGGAAGTATCAACGTGCCATAAGGGAGCCATTCAATTTGACTGGTACTTTTGGCCATTGCAAAAAGGATAAAGCCAGGAAGTACACCGAATGAAACCAGATCCGCCAATGAATCCAACTGTTTACCCAATTCCCCCTGAACTTTTAAGATCCTGGCTGCAAATCCATCTATAAAATCAAAAAATGCAGCCAGTAGGATAAACCAGGCACCAGAAAGAATATTTCCGTCCAACACCCACACGATCCCAATTAGACCTGATAGTAAATTTAAAAGGGTGACCGTGTTAGGGATATGTGACTTGATATTCAAAGCATTGCTCTTTGTCCCACGAATGGGTTGTTGATTTTTTCAAAACCTATGGTTGTTTGTGGACCATGACCAGGGTAAATGATTGTATCTTCCGGTAGTCTGAATAATACCGACTTGATTTTACTGATCAATTGGTTGTGGTTTCCTCCAGGAAGGTCTGTTCTTCCTATGCTTCCTTTGAAAAGAGTGTCTCCAGCAATTGCCTGCTTTGAATCCTGATGGTAAAATACCACATGTCCAGGCGCATGGCCTGGAACAAATAATATTTCCAAGGTTTCTGTGCCTATTTTAATTTCATTTCCTTCGACAAGAAATCCATCCGGTTCGCTTCCTTCATACATATGAAACCCATAATTTGGAGCGTAAACTTCCACAGATTTGATTACAGG is a genomic window containing:
- a CDS encoding MBL fold metallo-hydrolase, translating into MAQIKAIILYFVALVQTNPMLHIKSFTFNPFQENTYLLYDESGQGAIIDPGCYEDSEKQELENFIKQNKITVKQILNTHCHIDHVLGNTWAKRTFGVPLLIHEKEIPVIKSVEVYAPNYGFHMYEGSEPDGFLVEGNEIKIGTETLEILFVPGHAPGHVVFYHQDSKQAIAGDTLFKGSIGRTDLPGGNHNQLISKIKSVLFRLPEDTIIYPGHGPQTTIGFEKINNPFVGQRAML
- the pssA gene encoding CDP-diacylglycerol--serine O-phosphatidyltransferase produces the protein MNIKSHIPNTVTLLNLLSGLIGIVWVLDGNILSGAWFILLAAFFDFIDGFAARILKVQGELGKQLDSLADLVSFGVLPGFILFAMAKSTSQIEWLPYGTLILPLFSALRLAKFNLDDRQSDRFIGVPTPAAALFVATLPHFAIQWTKIGTVITSPLFLVGIALTLSILLVSEIPLIALKFKSFAFSKNIFRYALITLSILLFVWLGLAGIPLIILAYIGLSVVENATSSE